CGCGCCGCGGTAACCGGCACAGCCCCCAGCCGATACCTCGCAGCCGTCTCCTCAAACGACTTCTGCGCGGCAAGCGCAGCCACACTCGCGGCATCGAGCGATTGGGCATCATGCTCGAGCGCGGCGAGCGTATCCGCGACATTCTGAAACGCCGCCAGCACAGTCTGCTTGTACTGCGACGTCGCAGCATCATACGAAGCGACCGCCGCGCGCCGCTGTGCAAACAGCGCACCGCCATGAAAGATCGGCTGCGTGATCGATGCGCCGATGCTCCAGATCGCCCCCGCGCCCGACAGCGCAACAGGCCAGCTGAATCCGCCTTGTCCCATCGACGCGCTCAGCGTCAAGCTCGGAAACATCTGCGCAGTCGCGACGCCGACATCGGCGGCAGCAGCCTTGAGCGTCGCATCGGCGGCCTGAATATCGGGGCGTGCCTTGAGCAGATCGGAAGGCACGGAGACGGGCACCTGCTCCGGCACATGCAGCGACGCAAGATCGAGCGCAGGCGGCGCCTCGTCCGGCGTACGTCCGAGCAGCACCGCAAGCGCATGCCGCGTCGTCAGCAACTGCTGGCGTGCCGGCGGCAGACTCGCGGCAAGCGAAGCAGCGCTCTGCTGCGCGTTCAACAGATCGCCATGCGATACCGCGCCGAGTGCGTAGCGGCGCTGCGTGTCGCGCGCCTGATCGTCGGCGAGCGCGACGAGCCGCTCCGTGGTTTGCACCTGCGCGTCGAGCATCGCCGCCGAAATCGCCGCGGCCACGATGTTCGCAGCCAGCGCGCGCCGCGCCGCATCGAACTGGTACGCCTGCACGTTCACACGCGACGCCAGCGCCGCATTCGCGAGCCGCGACGCGCCGAAAATATCGAACGTGTACTGCGCCTGCAACTGCCCGACAAACGTGTTGTACAGAAACGTATTCGGCCCGATCTCGGGAATCGCCAGCGCGCGCTGGCGAGCCGCCTGGCCGCCCGCATCGATGGTCGGCAACATGTTGCTGCCGACCTGTGCGCGCAACTGCTCGCGTGCAGCCGTGAGACTCTTGTCGGCGGCGGCGAGCGTCGGGCTGTTGCGCAAGCCTTCGTCGACGAGCGCGTTCAGTTGATCGGATTCGAACGTGCGCCACCATTGCGGCACCGCCTTCGCGCCCACCACGAACTGCTGCGCGACCCCTTGCGCCGGCACGGTCTGCGCCGGTTGCGGATCGGCGCCATAGTGCGCGGGTTCGGGCATCGCGGGCGGATTGCCGTTCGGGCCGAACGAACAGGCCGCCGCGAACACGCAAGCAACGGCTACGGCAA
This is a stretch of genomic DNA from Paraburkholderia caribensis. It encodes these proteins:
- a CDS encoding efflux transporter outer membrane subunit is translated as MSLVSLTRRSVAVAVACVFAAACSFGPNGNPPAMPEPAHYGADPQPAQTVPAQGVAQQFVVGAKAVPQWWRTFESDQLNALVDEGLRNSPTLAAADKSLTAAREQLRAQVGSNMLPTIDAGGQAARQRALAIPEIGPNTFLYNTFVGQLQAQYTFDIFGASRLANAALASRVNVQAYQFDAARRALAANIVAAAISAAMLDAQVQTTERLVALADDQARDTQRRYALGAVSHGDLLNAQQSAASLAASLPPARQQLLTTRHALAVLLGRTPDEAPPALDLASLHVPEQVPVSVPSDLLKARPDIQAADATLKAAAADVGVATAQMFPSLTLSASMGQGGFSWPVALSGAGAIWSIGASITQPIFHGGALFAQRRAAVASYDAATSQYKQTVLAAFQNVADTLAALEHDAQSLDAASVAALAAQKSFEETAARYRLGAVPVTAARASEQQYRNARLDEIRFTGARLNDTAALFQAMGDPPGEGLASPVVQ